ATCTAATAATACATGTTCTGTTTCTTTTTTGGGTTCATGTAATGGGTTAGTTTGCTTAAAGGTTTTTAGGACTGATAAAGTTCATTATCAAAGGGGACTTCTGCATACtaattattttagtatttttaacCCACTCACTAGACAATTTAGGGAATTCCGAACGCCTCGAAATGATTACTGGTTTGCTTGTGGATTTTGTTATGATAGCAACATTGATGATTACAAACTCGTAGCAATATCGAAAAGTGATGATGTACCTGGTTGCTCCAATGTTGATGTTTATAAAATGAAGTTAGGTTCATGGAGTAGTATTCAGGGAACCATCAGTTACGTAATTCGCTACAATAGTAGACGATCTCGTGGTGTGTTTTTCAATGATCTCTTCATTGGTTGGGAAGcaaaaccacaaaaaaaaaccTCCTTTGAAGTTATTTGTTGTTTTGATATTAACAATGAGGTTATGGCGGATATTCCATTACCTGAAAAAATTATGCCACCTCAAGATTTTCCGGGAGAAGTTCATAAGAATATGGGAGTGTGGGGAAACTGCATTTATGTAGCTTTTATTTGGAATCCAGTCAGAATGGATGTGTGGGTGATGCAGGAATATGGAGTAAAGGAATCTTGGATTAACATTTTTACCACAACCAAACTATCATGGCCCTTCCAACCAAGTCCATTTTGGAAGCCGCTAGTGTGTTTTGACAATGGGGTAATTCTAACAGATACTGATGGAAAACATTTACTATTATTTGATCCAACAACTAAAAGAGTTAGATCAGTGGCGGTCCTTGATATTGCAATGGTGGTCTGTGGTCATGAATCGAGAGAGTTATGTGGAGACCACAGTCTCACTCAACTCCGGTACTTATCTGGAGAAACCGATTAGAGGTAGGATTAGGAACGCCAAGTATGCGTAGTTAAAGAGATATGCCTAATCAATTGAATTTCAATATTGTTATCTAACACAAAGCGTGTAGAATGATGGACTGGTGGGTTTTCTTCTGGTttcactttttctttttccttatttgCTGTGGAATTTGTGGGTCTTGTGTCCTCCTAAGAATTTGAGTTACATTATGTTGCAGactcttctttcttcatcttTTACCTTTTCGTTTGGTTACCTGTTTTTGTTACCATGGATAAAAACACTGCAGATTGTTAAATTGCAGTAATTAGTGTTGGTCCACCCTTTTGAAAATGAACCCATGGGTGCTCCCGGACCGGAGGGTTTTCAATCGGGTTTCTTTAAAGCCAATTGGGAGATCTTGGGGACTGATATTACAAACACTATACAAGAATTCTTTAGAACAGGGATTATGACACAAGAGTTTAACCATTCTTTTATCATTCTTATCCCAAAAATATCATCACCTCAAACCCCAGCGGATTTCAGACCGATCAGTCTCAGCAACACGATTTACAAACTTATTTCCAAGATCTTAGCTAATAGATTAAAGCCCTTATTGAAAAGGATTATTTCTCCCAATCATCCTTTCTTCCAGGGAgacaaattgcagacaacattATAATAGCTCATGAGCTaattcattccatgaaaacttccAAAAAAAAGAAGGGTTTTTTTGCTCTTAAGATCGATCTTTCCAAAGCCTTTGATAGAATCGAGTGGCCTTTTATCAAAAAAGCTTTATCCTCATTTGGATTTAGTGAGGACTGGGTGAATCTCATATTCCAATGCATCTCCACCACCTCCTTTGCTATCCTTCTAAATGGTTCCCCAGGCCCAACATTTTCCAATTCCAGGGGtctaagacaaggtgatcccttaTCCCCTTATCTTTTCTTAATTTGCATGGAGATCCTTGAAAAGGCAACAAGAGAGAATAAAATATCGGGACTTCAAATAAATAAACATGCCCCTACCATATCCTATTTATTCTTCGCCGATGATTATTTTCCTTTCACCAAAGCGGACCTGGGAGAAGCGAAGAATTTGTTGGACATCTTATCTAAATTTGGGGAAATTACAGGCCAAATGGTTAACCTTCAAAAATCGGGAATCTACTTTAGCCCCAAAATCCATCCCAAACACGGGAAAATAATAGCAAAAATCCTCAAAGTCCAGCTGATGACTAAAAAAGACAGGTATCTAGGTACTACCCTATTCTTTGATAAAAACATGAAGGAGAAGTTTGAACCGCTACTTCAAAAATATTATAACACTTTACAAGGTTGGAAGTTGGTGGAGTATTTAGGAAAAGTGAATATActcgtttattgttatttttctttgatttattattattatttagcaaataatatttaattaattaagatattttctcttttattatttaggtaacttttagaagtatctaatagtat
This genomic stretch from Papaver somniferum cultivar HN1 chromosome 5, ASM357369v1, whole genome shotgun sequence harbors:
- the LOC113279565 gene encoding F-box protein CPR1-like, which translates into the protein MKPSIPIAAKIGISSHTRSKVEHKSNVTWSNLQVEIPDEIFLRLQRNPSWYRGIDYVSISSAPSSSSSTPPPSVEFRGAVLIYYPFESNNTCSVSFLGSCNGLVCLKVFRTDKVHYQRGLLHTNYFSIFNPLTRQFREFRTPRNDYWFACGFCYDSNIDDYKLVAISKSDDVPGCSNVDVYKMKLGSWSSIQGTISYVIRYNSRRSRGVFFNDLFIGWEAKPQKKTSFEVICCFDINNEVMADIPLPEKIMPPQDFPGEVHKNMGVWGNCIYVAFIWNPVRMDVWVMQEYGVKESWINIFTTTKLSWPFQPSPFWKPLVCFDNGVILTDTDGKHLLLFDPTTKRVRSVAVLDIAMVVCGHESRELCGDHSLTQLRYLSGETD